A single genomic interval of Streptococcus suis harbors:
- a CDS encoding IS30 family transposase — MKNKHLTLSDRNDIQIGIEQLKPFSAIAVKLGKDPSTISKEVRRNRVVKENSVTSNCDSCPLLKKAPYVCNACPKKRSNCGYQKQFYYAKRAQLDYEAKLSDSRTGVALNKEEFYRMDEIVSSAIQKGQHLNHIIASNELSASRASIYRYLEKGYLSTKPIDFPRVVKFRKRRTRNLQPIPKTAKEGRSYEDFQRFLTEKGNSYWLEMDTVTGRIGGKVLLTFNLSFCNFIFARLLDNKTANEVAKHLYAIKNDLHQKEMDFCELFPVILTDNGGEFARVDDIEMDVRGESKLFFCDPNRSDQKGRIEKNHTLIRDILPKGSSFDNLTQEDINLVCSHVNSVKRASFNGKSAYELFTFTYGDELATLLGISKIDPENVIQSPRLLDK; from the coding sequence ATGAAAAACAAACACTTAACCCTCTCTGATCGCAATGATATTCAAATAGGAATTGAACAACTTAAGCCCTTCTCAGCTATCGCTGTTAAGCTAGGAAAAGATCCGTCCACAATCTCAAAAGAAGTTCGGAGAAATCGAGTGGTTAAAGAAAATTCTGTGACATCCAATTGTGATTCTTGCCCTTTACTCAAAAAGGCTCCCTACGTTTGTAATGCCTGTCCGAAAAAGAGAAGCAACTGCGGATACCAGAAACAGTTCTACTACGCAAAAAGAGCTCAGCTTGATTATGAAGCTAAGCTCTCAGACTCGAGAACAGGGGTTGCACTAAACAAGGAAGAATTCTATCGCATGGATGAGATTGTCTCTTCAGCCATCCAAAAGGGCCAACACCTCAACCACATCATCGCCTCAAACGAACTTTCGGCATCCAGAGCTTCTATCTACCGATACCTTGAAAAAGGCTATCTTTCCACAAAGCCCATTGATTTCCCCCGTGTCGTGAAATTCAGAAAGCGAAGAACCAGAAACCTACAACCCATTCCTAAAACTGCCAAAGAAGGACGGTCTTACGAGGACTTCCAACGCTTTCTCACAGAGAAAGGAAACAGCTATTGGCTGGAAATGGACACCGTTACTGGACGGATCGGCGGAAAGGTACTTCTCACCTTTAACCTCTCCTTCTGTAACTTTATCTTCGCTCGATTGCTTGATAATAAAACAGCTAATGAGGTCGCTAAACATCTCTACGCTATCAAGAATGACCTGCATCAGAAAGAGATGGACTTCTGCGAACTATTCCCTGTCATTCTGACCGATAATGGCGGTGAATTCGCTAGAGTGGACGACATCGAAATGGATGTTCGTGGAGAATCTAAGCTATTCTTCTGTGACCCCAATCGTTCTGACCAGAAAGGGAGAATTGAGAAGAATCACACACTTATCAGAGATATTCTTCCTAAAGGAAGTTCGTTTGATAACTTGACACAGGAGGACATCAACCTGGTTTGTTCGCATGTTAACAGCGTCAAACGAGCTTCTTTCAACGGAAAATCCGCCTATGAACTCTTTACATTTACCTACGGTGATGAATTGGCAACACTTTTGGGAATCTCTAAAATTGACCCTGAGAACGTCATCCAATCACCTCGATTACTAGATAAGTAA
- the smpB gene encoding SsrA-binding protein SmpB, whose protein sequence is MAKGEGNVIAQNKKARHDYTIVDTVEAGMVLTGTEIKSIRAGRINLKDGFAQIKQGEAWLVNVHIAPYDEGNIWNQEPTRTRKLLLRKKQIESLGNEVKGTGMTLVPLKVYIKDGFAKVLIGLAKGKHDYDKRESIKRREQDRDIKRAMKAINSR, encoded by the coding sequence ATGGCCAAGGGTGAAGGCAATGTGATTGCACAGAATAAAAAAGCCCGCCACGACTATACCATTGTCGATACAGTGGAGGCGGGGATGGTCCTGACGGGGACGGAGATTAAGTCTATTCGTGCGGGGCGGATTAACCTCAAGGACGGCTTTGCCCAGATCAAGCAGGGCGAGGCTTGGCTGGTCAATGTCCATATCGCTCCCTACGATGAGGGCAATATCTGGAACCAGGAGCCAACGCGGACCCGCAAGCTGCTCTTGCGGAAGAAGCAGATTGAATCTCTGGGCAATGAGGTCAAGGGAACAGGGATGACTTTGGTGCCCCTCAAGGTCTATATCAAGGACGGCTTTGCCAAGGTCTTGATTGGGCTTGCCAAAGGGAAGCACGACTACGACAAGCGAGAGTCAATTAAACGCCGTGAGCAAGACCGTGACATCAAACGGGCCATGAAGGCGATCAATAGTCGCTAG
- the rnr gene encoding ribonuclease R, which yields MKNDIINYIKEVGPVTMDQLADQLGVSSAKSFTDLVKLVSSMEGSRQLVFDNAGRITLPAPKISKNKVTLQGIFRAHKSGFGFVTIDEEEDDLFVSRDDVNFAIEGDRVEVAIKKVADRLKGTAAEAEVIDILEHSLKTAVGLIVFDEDKPEYAGYIKSKNQKIAQKIYIKKSPLVLTGTEILKVDIEAYPNKKRDHFVATIRDVVGHKDDVGIDVLEVLESMDIVSEFPDEVLAEANRVPESPSEQDFAGRLDLRDEIIFTIDGADAKDLDDAVHIKQLKNGNLELGVHIADVSYYVTEGSALDQEAVKRGTSVYVTDRVVPMLPERLSNGICSLNPNVDRLTQSAIMEIDRKGKVVKHWIGQTVIKTTFRMTYSDVNDMIAGNKEKLDKYKAIVPSVELMVKLHETLEAMRYKRGALNFDTTEAKIIVNKDGLPVDIQLRQRGIAERLIESFMLAANECVAEHFAKMDLPFIYRIHEEPKSDKLQKFIDYATSFGLTVYGTASSISQDALQDLMERVKDEPYADVLNMMLLRSMQQARYSEHNHGHYGLGAEFYTHFTSPIRRYPDLLVHRMVRDYGHNPAEKAEHFEQVIPELAKSSSSLERRAIEAEREVEAMKKAEFMQEFVGQELDGVVSSVVKFGLFVELPNTVEGLIHITNLNEYYQFHERTLTLQGEKSGRVFRVGQPIRIKLTRADKMTGEIDFAHVPSELDIVEKALKAKRRTASHSNRDRDDRSGRGRGKHHKQEAAGRDSKRHKSGKDHKSKSGKKDKKKKPFYKEVAKKNKKKRR from the coding sequence ATGAAAAACGATATTATAAATTATATTAAAGAAGTTGGTCCTGTGACCATGGACCAGCTGGCAGACCAACTTGGAGTTAGCTCTGCTAAGAGTTTTACAGACTTGGTCAAGCTGGTTTCTAGCATGGAAGGTAGCCGTCAACTTGTCTTTGACAATGCTGGGCGGATTACTCTTCCTGCTCCAAAAATCTCCAAGAACAAAGTGACCTTACAGGGTATTTTTCGTGCCCACAAGTCAGGTTTTGGCTTTGTGACCATTGACGAGGAGGAAGATGACCTCTTTGTCAGCCGTGACGATGTCAACTTTGCTATTGAGGGCGACCGAGTGGAAGTGGCTATCAAGAAAGTGGCGGACAGGCTCAAGGGGACGGCTGCGGAAGCGGAAGTCATTGATATTTTGGAACATAGCCTGAAAACAGCGGTGGGCTTGATTGTTTTTGACGAAGATAAGCCTGAGTATGCAGGCTATATCAAGTCTAAAAACCAGAAAATCGCTCAGAAGATTTACATCAAGAAGTCACCTTTGGTATTGACCGGAACGGAAATCCTAAAAGTTGATATCGAGGCTTATCCAAACAAGAAACGGGACCACTTTGTTGCGACCATTCGGGATGTGGTGGGCCATAAGGACGATGTGGGCATCGATGTCTTGGAAGTCTTGGAATCCATGGATATCGTGTCGGAGTTCCCTGATGAAGTCTTGGCGGAGGCCAATCGGGTACCAGAAAGTCCGTCTGAACAGGACTTTGCAGGACGTTTGGACCTGCGGGATGAAATCATCTTCACCATAGATGGTGCGGATGCCAAGGACTTGGACGATGCGGTCCATATCAAGCAACTCAAGAACGGCAATCTGGAGCTGGGTGTCCATATCGCCGATGTCAGCTACTATGTGACGGAAGGATCTGCCTTGGACCAGGAAGCTGTCAAGCGTGGGACCTCTGTCTATGTGACCGACCGAGTGGTGCCAATGTTGCCAGAACGCCTGTCAAACGGCATTTGTTCCCTCAATCCAAATGTGGACCGTCTAACCCAGTCAGCCATTATGGAAATTGATCGCAAGGGCAAGGTAGTCAAGCACTGGATTGGCCAGACAGTTATTAAAACGACCTTCCGTATGACCTATTCCGATGTCAATGATATGATTGCGGGCAACAAAGAAAAGCTGGACAAATACAAGGCTATCGTGCCAAGTGTTGAGCTCATGGTCAAACTCCATGAAACCCTTGAAGCTATGCGGTACAAGCGTGGGGCTCTCAACTTTGACACGACAGAAGCCAAAATCATCGTCAACAAGGATGGTCTGCCAGTCGATATTCAGCTGCGTCAGCGGGGCATTGCCGAGCGGTTGATTGAGTCCTTCATGCTGGCTGCCAATGAGTGCGTTGCCGAGCATTTTGCCAAGATGGACCTACCTTTCATCTATCGGATCCACGAGGAGCCCAAGTCAGACAAGCTGCAGAAGTTCATCGACTATGCGACCAGCTTTGGCCTGACCGTCTATGGAACGGCCAGCTCTATCAGCCAGGACGCCCTGCAGGACCTCATGGAGCGGGTCAAGGATGAACCCTATGCGGATGTCCTCAACATGATGTTACTCCGTTCCATGCAGCAGGCACGCTACTCGGAGCACAACCACGGCCACTACGGTCTGGGTGCCGAGTTCTACACCCACTTCACCAGCCCTATCCGCCGTTATCCCGACTTGCTGGTTCACCGCATGGTGCGGGACTATGGTCATAATCCTGCGGAAAAAGCAGAGCATTTTGAGCAGGTTATTCCTGAGCTTGCCAAGTCTTCGTCCAGTTTAGAACGCCGTGCCATTGAGGCAGAGCGGGAAGTCGAAGCCATGAAGAAGGCAGAGTTTATGCAAGAATTTGTCGGGCAAGAGCTTGACGGCGTGGTGTCTAGCGTAGTCAAGTTTGGTCTTTTTGTCGAGTTGCCAAACACTGTTGAAGGTCTGATCCATATCACCAACCTCAACGAATACTACCAGTTCCACGAGCGGACTCTGACCTTGCAGGGTGAGAAATCCGGTCGGGTCTTCCGTGTCGGTCAGCCAATTCGTATCAAGCTAACGCGGGCGGACAAGATGACAGGGGAGATTGATTTTGCCCACGTTCCGTCCGAGCTGGATATTGTCGAAAAAGCTTTGAAAGCCAAGCGGAGAACGGCTAGTCACTCCAACCGTGACCGTGATGATCGGTCAGGGCGAGGACGGGGCAAGCACCACAAACAAGAAGCTGCTGGTCGCGACAGCAAACGTCACAAGTCTGGAAAAGACCACAAGTCAAAAAGTGGGAAAAAAGACAAGAAAAAGAAACCATTTTACAAAGAAGTGGCTAAAAAGAACAAGAAGAAAAGGAGATAG